In Chrysoperla carnea chromosome 2, inChrCarn1.1, whole genome shotgun sequence, the following proteins share a genomic window:
- the LOC123292578 gene encoding peflin-like: MNPEKGPGWNAGVGGGHSANPPTGGFPGSGGNNFIPAPINYPPISTIYTSTSSPASSYNAPGEYRLARNSDKIRIEVQDMFNAIDINHFGHITYDQFKETLVDNNNKNFSETACRMIFKMFDRDGNGVIDVYEFQEIYDFISKWETIFVKYDRDKSNTLNKTELAQALKQVIGYGFSQKFLDALFISVDNDGRQQIDADQFIVLFVQLERLTNEFKQRDRQQTGEISMDYDDFMFTALSILF, translated from the exons ATGAACCca GAAAAAGGTCCTGGGTGGAACGCGGGAGTTGGAGGTGGTCATTCTGCAAATCCTCCTACTGGTGGTTTTCCAGGATCTGGAGGAAATAATTTCATACCTGCGCCAATCAATTATCCTCCGATTTCTACAATCTATACTTCCACGTCTAGTCCTGCAAGTAGTTACAATGCCCCGGGTGAATATCGCTTAGCTCGTAATAGTGATAAAATTAGAATAGAAGTTCAAGACATGTTTAATGCAATTGACATAAACCATTTTGGTCATATCACATATGATCAATTCAAAGAAACGTTAGtcgataacaataataaaaatttctctgaAACGGCTTGTAGAATGATCTTTAAAATGTTCGATCGGGATGGCAATGGTGTAATTGATGTGTatgaatttcaagaaatttacgACTTTATCAGTAAATGGGAAaccatttttgttaaatatgatCGGGATAAATCGAATACTCTTAACAAAACAGAATTAGCGCAAGCGTTAAAACAAGTAATAGGTTACggattttcccaaaaatttctTGATGCATTATTCATATCAGTAGATAATGATGGTCGACAGCAAATCGATGCCGATCAATTTATTGTACTTTTTGTACAATTGGAAAGACTTACAAATGAATTCAAACAGCGAGATAGGCAACAGACAGGAGAAATTTCAATGGATTATGACGATTTCATGTTTACAGctttaagtatattattttaa